In Nocardioides sp. zg-1228, a single window of DNA contains:
- a CDS encoding helicase, whose translation MASPRRSGARRRGAPSRRGGARTQQRPLPVAGPGERVWVLDVPYGTQVDGAAWHPAVKTHLYVGRALPAHLEPYAPGPHTLGRFIENTLNPDDPTPAPEPSDTLEPRRIQFEAADAIAARAEAGGRQFLLADEPGVGKTISAVLGAQAVGDLRGAKRVLVVADRPAAITIGHWCRTITALGDGGLEWVVITWDRLDKVTGHDWDVIIADEAHALRRTTTKRWKLWARISGHGKPHDRAPFVIATTATPGHTPLELPYLAPAYAQVLGEPMREWTSATRPGDVFAAALERHGVGVEQGRYGATWTADPARRAADLELVRGWLDDASPAAMLHRAAPWGPVPISGMPVALTPTERAAYEAEWGEFCREMDIARRGRNVAKGRAALLRFRQKAGLIRVDSTVAWIAQQVEAERQVACSVEFVGTAADPIADRLRDSGIEVATIYGRDRFDPEAERLRFQTGQAKVCVFTTVASISLHAGETLDGGRQASTEPRVGVFHQARFSGIAGRQVTGRTHRDHQVSPWHIAYAEGTVEEQVGKVMVERIAAASDTVGGDTSGLADLAQLLGADWLPATTLVEDGA comes from the coding sequence GTGGCCAGCCCTCGACGATCCGGTGCTCGTCGGCGCGGCGCACCCTCGCGCCGCGGCGGCGCACGTACGCAGCAGCGGCCGCTGCCGGTCGCCGGGCCGGGCGAGCGGGTGTGGGTGCTCGACGTCCCCTACGGGACCCAGGTCGACGGCGCCGCGTGGCACCCCGCCGTGAAGACCCACCTGTACGTCGGGCGCGCGCTGCCCGCGCACCTCGAGCCCTACGCGCCGGGTCCCCACACCCTCGGCCGGTTCATCGAGAACACGCTCAACCCCGACGACCCGACGCCCGCCCCCGAGCCGAGCGACACGCTCGAGCCGCGGCGGATCCAGTTCGAGGCGGCCGACGCGATCGCGGCGCGGGCCGAGGCGGGCGGGCGGCAGTTCCTGCTCGCCGACGAGCCCGGCGTCGGCAAGACGATCTCCGCGGTGCTCGGGGCGCAGGCCGTCGGCGACCTGCGTGGCGCGAAGCGGGTGCTGGTCGTCGCCGACCGGCCCGCCGCGATCACGATCGGCCACTGGTGCCGCACGATCACCGCGCTGGGCGACGGCGGCCTGGAGTGGGTCGTGATCACGTGGGACCGGCTGGACAAGGTCACGGGCCACGACTGGGACGTGATCATCGCCGACGAGGCCCACGCCCTGCGGCGCACCACGACGAAGCGGTGGAAGCTCTGGGCGCGGATCTCCGGTCATGGGAAGCCGCACGACCGGGCGCCGTTCGTCATCGCCACCACCGCGACGCCCGGGCACACGCCGCTGGAGCTGCCCTACCTCGCCCCGGCGTACGCGCAGGTGCTCGGCGAGCCGATGCGGGAGTGGACGTCGGCGACCCGACCCGGCGACGTCTTCGCCGCCGCGCTCGAGCGCCACGGCGTCGGGGTGGAGCAGGGACGCTACGGCGCGACGTGGACCGCCGACCCGGCGCGGCGCGCGGCCGACCTCGAGCTGGTGCGGGGCTGGCTCGACGACGCGAGCCCCGCGGCGATGCTGCACCGCGCCGCGCCGTGGGGGCCGGTGCCCATCTCCGGCATGCCGGTGGCGCTCACGCCCACGGAGCGAGCGGCGTACGAGGCGGAGTGGGGCGAGTTCTGCCGCGAGATGGACATCGCGCGACGCGGCCGCAACGTCGCCAAGGGGCGGGCCGCGCTGCTGCGCTTCCGGCAGAAGGCCGGGCTGATCCGGGTCGACTCGACGGTGGCCTGGATCGCCCAGCAGGTCGAGGCCGAGCGACAGGTGGCGTGCTCGGTCGAGTTCGTCGGCACTGCCGCCGACCCGATCGCCGACCGGCTGCGCGACAGCGGCATCGAGGTCGCCACGATCTACGGCCGCGACCGGTTCGACCCCGAGGCCGAGCGGCTCCGGTTCCAGACCGGGCAGGCGAAGGTCTGCGTGTTCACGACGGTCGCCTCGATCAGCCTGCACGCCGGCGAGACCCTGGACGGGGGCCGTCAGGCGAGCACGGAGCCGCGGGTCGGGGTCTTCCACCAGGCCCGCTTCTCGGGCATCGCCGGCCGACAGGTGACCGGTCGCACCCACCGCGACCACCAGGTCTCGCCGTGGCACATCGCCTACGCCGAGGGCACGGTCGAGGAGCAGGTCGGCAAGGTCATGGTCGAGCGCATCGCCGCGGCCTCCGACACGGTGGGCGGCGACACCAGCGGACTCGCCGACCTCGCCCAGCTCCTCGGCGCCGACTGGCTGCCCGCCACCACCCTGGTCGAGGACGGCGCCTGA
- a CDS encoding class II glutamine amidotransferase: MCRVLAYIGPETPLESLLLTPSNSLVNQALDPEHYPDLQLAGWGFAAWSEHLLKPEDPFHYRRPMAAFYDDNAPHIVPSLRANTMLAHVRAASYDSAAVIVDENCHPFAFDETPWVIAQNGDLPHWMLLQRELLQHCEDRYLAQMRGTTDTEFLYVLLLSLLDGDTDKDVQRAIEEMVGLIAQAMKDLDLPALTKLKMALVSPHRIIGVNVGLGHQGETHPAGDWKTLRESGPGTDDFALSMLLEPMYLLVGRHVPRDDTAYDFEACDEDEATAAIFASEALTEDADGWSHVEFGQIVFLERTDGRITRTVNTLSV; this comes from the coding sequence ATGTGCCGAGTGCTCGCCTACATCGGGCCGGAGACGCCGCTCGAGAGCCTGCTGCTCACACCGTCGAACAGCCTGGTCAACCAGGCCCTCGACCCTGAGCACTACCCGGACCTCCAGCTGGCGGGCTGGGGGTTCGCGGCCTGGAGCGAGCACCTGCTCAAGCCGGAGGACCCCTTCCACTACCGCCGGCCCATGGCGGCCTTCTACGACGACAACGCCCCGCACATCGTCCCCAGCCTCCGGGCCAACACGATGCTCGCCCACGTGCGCGCGGCCAGCTATGACTCGGCGGCCGTCATCGTCGACGAGAACTGCCACCCCTTCGCCTTCGACGAGACCCCCTGGGTCATCGCCCAGAACGGCGACCTGCCCCACTGGATGCTCCTGCAGAGGGAGCTGCTGCAGCACTGCGAGGACAGGTACCTCGCGCAGATGCGGGGCACCACGGACACGGAGTTCCTCTACGTGCTGCTGCTCTCGCTGCTCGACGGCGACACCGACAAGGACGTCCAGCGCGCGATCGAGGAGATGGTGGGCCTCATCGCGCAGGCGATGAAGGACCTCGACCTGCCCGCCCTGACCAAGCTGAAGATGGCGCTGGTGTCGCCCCACCGGATCATCGGGGTCAACGTCGGTCTCGGGCACCAGGGCGAGACCCACCCGGCGGGCGACTGGAAGACGCTGCGGGAGTCCGGTCCGGGCACGGACGACTTCGCCCTGTCGATGCTCCTCGAGCCGATGTACCTGCTCGTCGGCCGCCACGTGCCGCGCGACGACACCGCCTACGACTTCGAGGCGTGCGACGAGGACGAGGCGACGGCCGCCATCTTCGCCTCCGAGGCGCTGACCGAGGACGCCGACGGCTGGTCGCACGTCGAGTTCGGCCAGATCGTGTTCCTCGAGAGGACCGACGGGCGCATCACCCGGACCGTCAACACGCTGTCGGTGTAG
- a CDS encoding PspC domain-containing protein produces MSTSRLVRPSEGRWLAGVCAGLADRFGIPRGLVRLGFVVFGLVGAGELAYVIAWIVMPKGD; encoded by the coding sequence ATGTCTACGTCACGATTGGTACGCCCCAGCGAAGGACGGTGGCTCGCTGGAGTCTGCGCCGGCCTGGCAGACAGGTTCGGGATCCCGCGGGGACTGGTCCGCCTCGGCTTCGTGGTCTTCGGCCTCGTGGGCGCGGGCGAGCTCGCGTACGTCATCGCGTGGATCGTCATGCCCAAGGGCGACTGA
- a CDS encoding carotenoid oxygenase family protein, which translates to MTAATYLDGNFAPVATEVTATDLEVTGAVPPDLAGRYIRTGPNPFAAEADTYHWFAGDGMVHGVDLHGGRPRWYRNRWVRSPEASAHLGESPVPHADGGWYPGSGNTSVFAHAGRILAVTEGSLPYELTGELETVATRNFGGPLPGGINAHPKFDPSTGEMHVMTYGFDDPALRYHVIDPAGELVRTVDVDLPAPVMLHDMGLTASRVVLFDLPVLFDLELALQGVSLPFRWRPDNGARVGLLPRAGTGSDVVWIDVEPCFVYHPLNAFDDGDRVIIDLVVHDHAFAEDGEPLADHPRLERWTIDPRARRVLTETIDDRGTEFPRGDERLTGRRHRYGYTIGSSSVRDLGALGDDPRTAVRKHDLVGGTTAELDLGPGRISSEMAFVPAGSAAGEDDGWLMGYVYDAARGASDLVILDAHDFGPPVATVHLPVRVPQGFHGNWIPDSALA; encoded by the coding sequence ATGACTGCAGCGACGTACCTCGACGGCAACTTCGCGCCGGTCGCCACCGAGGTGACCGCCACGGATCTGGAGGTCACGGGGGCGGTGCCGCCGGACCTGGCGGGCAGGTACATCCGCACCGGGCCCAACCCGTTCGCAGCGGAGGCCGACACCTACCACTGGTTCGCGGGCGACGGGATGGTGCACGGCGTCGACCTGCACGGCGGCCGGCCACGCTGGTATCGCAACCGCTGGGTGCGCAGTCCCGAGGCCAGCGCGCACCTCGGTGAGTCTCCCGTGCCCCATGCGGACGGCGGGTGGTATCCCGGCTCGGGCAACACCAGCGTGTTCGCCCACGCCGGCCGGATCCTGGCCGTGACCGAGGGGTCGCTGCCCTACGAGCTGACGGGCGAGCTGGAGACGGTCGCCACGCGCAACTTCGGTGGCCCGCTCCCTGGTGGCATCAACGCTCACCCCAAGTTCGACCCGAGCACCGGCGAGATGCACGTGATGACCTACGGCTTCGACGACCCCGCGTTGCGCTATCACGTGATCGACCCTGCCGGGGAGCTCGTCAGGACCGTCGACGTCGACCTGCCGGCTCCGGTCATGCTCCACGACATGGGCCTGACCGCGTCCCGGGTCGTGCTCTTCGACCTGCCTGTGCTCTTCGACCTCGAGCTCGCCCTCCAAGGCGTCTCCCTGCCCTTCCGCTGGCGCCCCGACAACGGGGCTCGGGTCGGGCTCCTGCCCCGGGCCGGCACCGGGTCCGACGTCGTGTGGATCGACGTCGAGCCGTGCTTCGTCTACCACCCCCTCAACGCCTTCGACGACGGTGATCGAGTGATCATCGACCTGGTGGTGCACGACCATGCCTTCGCCGAGGACGGCGAGCCGTTGGCCGATCACCCCCGCCTGGAGCGCTGGACGATCGACCCGCGGGCACGCAGGGTCCTCACCGAGACGATCGACGATCGCGGCACCGAGTTCCCCCGCGGGGACGAACGACTCACGGGCCGTCGCCACCGCTACGGCTACACGATCGGCTCGTCCTCGGTGCGCGACCTCGGCGCCCTGGGCGACGACCCCCGCACCGCTGTGCGCAAGCACGACCTCGTCGGCGGCACCACCGCCGAGCTGGACCTGGGCCCCGGACGCATCTCCAGCGAAATGGCGTTCGTCCCGGCCGGCAGCGCGGCCGGCGAGGACGACGGGTGGCTGATGGGCTACGTGTACGACGCCGCGCGCGGCGCCAGCGATCTGGTGATCCTCGATGCCCACGACTTCGGACCACCGGTGGCCACGGTCCACCTGCCGGTCCGGGTGCCGCAGGGGTTCCACGGCAACTGGATCCCCGACTCCGCCCTCGCCTGA
- a CDS encoding flavin reductase family protein, translating into MHRVLPLKVHYYGTPVVLVSSANPDGTTNVAPMSSAWWLGQHAVLGLAASSRTTQNMLRTGEAVLNLASADLVGHVDRLALLSGSPELSPHKRDTGYRYEPRKFEVAGLTPEPSDLIAPDRVVECPIQLECHVSSHYPIDPDSPGALAIHVRVLRAHVDDAVRLPGSDHIDPKAWDPLIMKFCDFFGDSQPLIPSRLAAGWRMPGRLGDRRSCARSS; encoded by the coding sequence ATGCACCGAGTCCTCCCTCTCAAGGTCCACTACTACGGAACGCCCGTCGTCCTGGTCTCGTCCGCCAACCCCGACGGCACCACCAACGTGGCGCCGATGTCCTCTGCCTGGTGGCTGGGGCAGCACGCAGTGTTGGGCCTGGCCGCCTCCTCCCGCACCACGCAGAACATGCTGCGTACAGGGGAGGCGGTCCTCAACCTCGCCTCAGCCGACCTGGTCGGCCACGTCGACCGGCTTGCGCTGCTCAGCGGCTCGCCCGAGCTGTCGCCGCACAAGCGTGACACTGGGTACCGCTACGAGCCGCGCAAGTTCGAGGTCGCCGGGCTGACCCCTGAGCCGTCGGATCTGATCGCCCCGGACCGAGTGGTCGAATGCCCGATCCAGCTCGAGTGCCACGTGTCGAGCCACTACCCGATCGACCCGGACTCTCCGGGAGCGCTCGCCATCCACGTCCGGGTGCTGCGCGCCCACGTGGACGATGCCGTACGGCTGCCCGGCAGCGACCACATCGACCCGAAGGCTTGGGACCCACTCATCATGAAGTTCTGTGACTTCTTCGGCGACAGCCAGCCGCTGATTCCCTCGCGGCTCGCAGCGGGCTGGAGGATGCCGGGCCGGCTCGGCGATCGGCGCTCGTGCGCCCGAAGCAGCTGA
- a CDS encoding YihY/virulence factor BrkB family protein — MQARLPFLSAGVAFFAVLSVAPVLVTALSVYGALNTPGQARSQLAGVAEVLPPQVEVLVTDQLTSITTASAEVLTVRGLVGLGLALWTATTAMVALIDALNVAYHETESRGFVRRTVLGLSFVLGGALFLGAAIALAGVTTRAIDSSPGYVRAVAAVAAWPAMAVLMCTTLAVLYRFGPDRKDPQWRWTTWGAVGATVLWAAGSVALFVYVQNLGTYGTIYGSLAGVVISMFWLWFTVLLVVFGAAVNGESERQTTYDSTTGPERPVGQRGAVVADSTPHHLNRP, encoded by the coding sequence GTGCAGGCACGTCTTCCCTTCCTCAGCGCCGGTGTCGCGTTCTTCGCTGTCTTGTCCGTCGCGCCCGTGTTGGTGACGGCGCTGTCGGTCTACGGTGCGCTCAACACCCCTGGGCAGGCCCGTAGTCAGCTCGCGGGGGTTGCGGAGGTGCTGCCGCCCCAGGTGGAAGTCCTGGTGACCGATCAGCTGACCAGCATCACGACCGCTTCGGCGGAGGTGCTGACGGTGCGCGGTCTCGTAGGTCTGGGGCTCGCCTTGTGGACAGCCACCACCGCGATGGTGGCTCTCATCGACGCGTTGAACGTGGCCTACCACGAGACGGAGTCCAGGGGCTTTGTGCGGCGCACGGTCCTGGGTCTCTCGTTCGTCCTTGGGGGTGCGCTCTTCCTGGGCGCCGCGATCGCTCTGGCCGGTGTGACGACCCGGGCCATCGACAGTTCACCAGGCTACGTCCGTGCCGTGGCGGCGGTGGCGGCGTGGCCGGCGATGGCGGTGCTGATGTGCACGACGCTCGCCGTCCTCTACAGGTTCGGCCCGGACCGCAAGGACCCACAATGGCGATGGACGACGTGGGGGGCCGTGGGCGCCACCGTGCTGTGGGCGGCGGGCTCTGTCGCGCTCTTCGTCTACGTGCAGAACCTCGGTACCTACGGGACCATCTACGGCTCGCTGGCCGGTGTGGTGATCAGCATGTTCTGGCTCTGGTTCACCGTGCTGCTGGTGGTGTTCGGAGCCGCTGTCAACGGCGAGTCCGAAAGGCAGACCACGTATGACTCCACGACGGGTCCTGAACGTCCGGTGGGCCAGCGGGGCGCGGTCGTCGCTGACAGCACGCCGCACCACCTCAATCGTCCATGA
- a CDS encoding IS30 family transposase, with product MARQNYQRLSPADIDEIWSRMRAGHAVKPTARSLGLSTSTVRAYLLRCGGIRPDPRHRSAGRLGFEEREEISRGLAADLSLRAIAAGLGRSPSTISREVASNGGRRGYRAASADQHAWARATRPKACKLATNPVLAGIVAAKLQRRWSPQQIAGWLKLTYPEDPEMHVSHESIYRTLFVQSRGALRKELTAYLRTGRVIRRVHGVRLPDGRGGRPGIVNISERPAEAEDRAVPGHWEGDLVFGKQMSPVATLVERSTRYLLLVGLPGGSHKADVVADALAAAVAHLPAQLAKSLTWDQGHEMAEHKRFTNETGIQVYFCDPKSPWQRGSNENTNGLLRQYLPRRLDFKTLTQVDLDAIALELNDRPRQTLGFKTPSQALAEVLH from the coding sequence ATGGCGCGTCAGAACTATCAGAGGTTGTCGCCAGCAGACATTGATGAGATCTGGTCGCGGATGCGTGCTGGGCACGCGGTGAAGCCGACCGCGCGATCGTTGGGATTGTCGACGAGCACGGTGCGGGCCTACTTGCTGCGTTGCGGCGGGATCAGACCTGACCCACGTCACCGCTCCGCAGGCCGGTTGGGCTTCGAGGAGCGTGAGGAGATCTCCCGCGGCCTGGCCGCCGACTTGTCGTTGCGGGCGATCGCGGCCGGGTTGGGTCGCTCGCCGTCGACGATCAGCCGTGAGGTCGCGAGCAACGGCGGCCGGCGTGGCTACCGGGCCGCGTCCGCGGACCAGCACGCCTGGGCCAGGGCGACCCGACCCAAGGCATGCAAGCTGGCCACCAACCCGGTGCTGGCTGGCATCGTGGCCGCGAAGCTTCAGCGACGATGGTCGCCCCAGCAGATCGCCGGCTGGCTCAAGCTCACCTATCCCGAAGACCCGGAGATGCACGTGTCGCACGAGAGCATCTACCGCACGCTGTTCGTGCAGTCACGCGGTGCGCTGCGCAAGGAGCTGACCGCCTACCTGCGCACCGGTCGGGTGATCCGACGCGTGCACGGGGTCCGGCTCCCCGACGGTCGAGGCGGGCGGCCGGGGATCGTGAACATCAGTGAGCGTCCCGCTGAAGCCGAGGACCGTGCGGTGCCCGGACACTGGGAGGGCGACCTGGTCTTCGGCAAGCAGATGAGCCCAGTGGCCACCTTGGTCGAACGCTCTACTCGCTACCTGCTGCTCGTCGGACTACCCGGCGGCAGCCACAAGGCCGACGTCGTCGCTGACGCCCTGGCCGCCGCCGTCGCGCACCTACCTGCACAGCTGGCCAAGTCGCTGACCTGGGACCAGGGCCACGAGATGGCCGAGCACAAACGCTTCACCAACGAGACCGGGATCCAGGTCTACTTCTGTGACCCCAAGTCACCGTGGCAGCGCGGGAGCAACGAGAACACCAACGGCCTTCTACGTCAGTACCTGCCGCGGCGGCTGGACTTCAAGACCCTCACCCAAGTCGACCTCGACGCCATCGCACTCGAGCTCAACGACAGACCTCGACAGACCCTCGGGTTCAAGACACCATCGCAAGCACTAGCCGAGGTGTTGCATTGA
- a CDS encoding sigma factor-like helix-turn-helix DNA-binding protein, producing the protein MAAKPEREPGLPGRSGEPLQRPQRDQVPEEWLHDAAPQDLADNVDRIQGDVELVTSLALAKYEGPDYEYFANELAKYGYAVMKSWIATKTIFERCKTKGFGLTILDRQFTQEEIESLANFTVAMALNYFRAKVLMKRRWDPTKGASLRTFFVGQCIFQFPNIYREWLLEVKVDWRHGFTDDVAEMDFHTDHTSAVDRQAIASIVSSQAMAEITDPRVRKAMYMTAAGHPQSDIARVLGVSTKAVERMLARAREMLKKKGVG; encoded by the coding sequence ATGGCTGCGAAGCCGGAGCGCGAGCCGGGGCTGCCCGGGCGTTCAGGCGAGCCACTACAACGGCCTCAGCGGGACCAAGTCCCGGAAGAGTGGCTGCACGACGCCGCACCTCAGGACCTCGCCGACAACGTCGATCGCATTCAGGGCGACGTCGAGCTGGTGACCTCGCTGGCGCTGGCGAAGTACGAGGGTCCCGACTACGAGTACTTCGCCAACGAGCTGGCGAAGTACGGCTACGCAGTCATGAAGAGCTGGATCGCCACGAAGACCATCTTCGAGCGATGCAAAACGAAGGGGTTCGGGCTGACGATCCTAGATCGACAGTTCACCCAAGAGGAGATCGAGAGCCTGGCCAACTTCACGGTGGCCATGGCTCTTAACTATTTCCGGGCCAAGGTGCTCATGAAGCGGCGCTGGGACCCAACTAAGGGCGCATCCCTACGTACGTTCTTCGTGGGTCAGTGCATCTTCCAGTTCCCGAACATCTACCGGGAGTGGCTCCTAGAGGTGAAGGTCGACTGGCGCCACGGGTTCACCGACGACGTCGCCGAGATGGACTTCCACACCGACCACACCTCAGCAGTCGATCGGCAGGCGATCGCGTCCATCGTGTCTTCACAAGCGATGGCCGAGATCACCGATCCGCGAGTACGCAAGGCCATGTACATGACTGCGGCGGGTCACCCTCAGTCCGACATCGCACGTGTTCTAGGGGTATCCACCAAGGCGGTTGAACGCATGCTCGCGCGGGCGCGCGAGATGTTGAAGAAGAAGGGAGTGGGGTGA
- a CDS encoding DUF222 domain-containing protein yields the protein MHLTTALDVLTEAELLDHADEVARMQRECEAQVLRIALQVAILHAPDRIDPAVGSLPGRERIRRFGGVGTPDVSEFAAAALGARIGISTGSAHSLMADALDLVIRLPQLWRRVEALEVKASYARFVARRTRDLTVEQASYVDERAAESADGRIPWSRFEDLVTGLVVASDPEAAHREERANAARQVARPTRSTESGMRGFFVRAPFPVVALLDARVQWIADILEALGDTDDLEARRVKAIAVLASPHEAVALIEAFIAWRDRPECPADDRHGHGRTGDRPAVDWSRLLPTVTLHVHTYAGPEPTSAARVEGHGPVTEEWVRRHLGPHARFTVKPALDLAGQAPVDAYEIPDRHRQAVHLMTPADTFPWGVSTSRTQQIDHTVPFRRAGPPGQSSVGNYGPMTGFHHRIKTHGGWQVRQPFPGLYVWRDPHGATYLVDHSGTRRVPTGSSRSPAEEQLARALFTLAA from the coding sequence ATGCACCTGACCACCGCTCTCGACGTGTTGACCGAGGCCGAGCTCCTCGATCACGCCGACGAGGTCGCGCGGATGCAGCGCGAGTGCGAGGCGCAGGTGCTCCGGATCGCGCTGCAGGTGGCGATCCTGCACGCCCCCGACAGGATCGACCCCGCGGTCGGCTCACTGCCCGGGCGCGAGCGGATCAGGCGGTTCGGGGGCGTGGGGACGCCGGACGTGTCCGAGTTCGCGGCTGCGGCGCTGGGGGCGCGGATCGGCATCTCGACGGGCTCGGCGCACTCCCTGATGGCCGACGCGCTCGATCTGGTGATCCGGCTCCCGCAGCTCTGGCGGCGCGTCGAGGCGCTCGAGGTGAAGGCGTCCTACGCCCGCTTCGTCGCGCGGCGCACGCGCGACCTGACGGTCGAGCAGGCGTCCTACGTCGACGAGCGCGCCGCCGAGTCCGCGGACGGGCGCATCCCGTGGTCCCGCTTCGAGGACCTGGTCACGGGTCTCGTCGTCGCCAGCGACCCCGAGGCGGCCCACCGCGAGGAGCGGGCCAACGCCGCGCGCCAGGTCGCCCGTCCCACGCGCTCCACCGAGAGCGGCATGCGAGGCTTCTTCGTCCGCGCGCCGTTCCCCGTCGTCGCGCTGCTCGACGCCCGGGTGCAGTGGATCGCCGACATCCTGGAGGCCCTCGGCGACACCGACGACCTGGAGGCCAGGCGCGTCAAGGCGATCGCCGTCCTGGCCAGTCCGCACGAGGCCGTCGCCCTCATCGAGGCCTTCATCGCGTGGCGCGACCGTCCTGAGTGCCCGGCCGACGACCGGCACGGCCACGGGCGCACCGGCGATCGCCCCGCGGTCGACTGGTCGAGGCTCCTGCCGACCGTCACCCTCCACGTGCATACCTACGCCGGCCCCGAGCCGACCAGCGCCGCCCGCGTCGAGGGCCACGGGCCGGTCACCGAGGAGTGGGTCCGTCGCCACCTCGGCCCACACGCCCGCTTCACCGTCAAGCCGGCCCTCGACCTCGCCGGCCAGGCGCCCGTCGACGCCTACGAGATCCCCGACCGACATCGCCAGGCCGTGCATCTCATGACGCCGGCCGACACCTTCCCGTGGGGAGTCAGCACCTCCCGCACCCAGCAGATCGACCACACTGTGCCCTTCCGGCGAGCAGGGCCACCGGGGCAGTCGAGCGTGGGCAACTACGGACCCATGACCGGCTTCCACCACCGCATCAAGACCCACGGCGGGTGGCAGGTGCGACAACCGTTCCCGGGCCTCTACGTGTGGCGCGACCCGCACGGGGCGACCTACCTCGTCGACCACAGCGGCACGCGACGGGTGCCGACCGGGAGCAGCCGCAGCCCTGCCGAGGAGCAGCTCGCGCGAGCGCTCTTCACGTTGGCGGCATGA
- a CDS encoding MFS transporter: protein MSAGGPIWRQPGMAPLMAMSCAGFSGYAILLTVAPLWAVEGGAGTAGAGLVNGVLLLFTVLTQLFVPRALRTLGWAPVLTVGLLLLGVPGVLLTLSDDLCVVLAVSAVRGVGFGVLTVTGSAAVAGLVDARRRGEAIGAYGLAVAAPNLVLLPAGPWLAESLGYWVAFVVSALPVAGIPAALRLASVLRPDTQEPHPAAESPDPHDPASAAYVRLLRPMLLLLTVTLAGGALVTFTPQMVDRPSVAAGGLLLMGLASALSRWRIGVLADRHGVHRLLVPLVPLTGVGMALVAWSVADSDGARVGSFLVAMLLVGLSYGGLQNLTLLMSFTAVSRRHHHLASAVWNVGFDAGTALGSVAVGVIAELTSFTTALLVAGAIAVATLPLALRRPGSPRVGA from the coding sequence GTGAGCGCTGGGGGCCCGATCTGGCGGCAGCCGGGCATGGCGCCGCTGATGGCGATGTCGTGCGCCGGGTTCTCCGGCTACGCGATCCTGCTGACGGTCGCGCCGCTGTGGGCGGTCGAGGGCGGGGCGGGCACCGCCGGGGCCGGGCTCGTCAACGGCGTGCTCCTGCTCTTCACCGTGCTCACCCAGCTCTTCGTCCCCCGCGCGCTGCGCACCCTCGGCTGGGCGCCGGTGCTCACCGTGGGACTGCTGCTGCTCGGCGTCCCCGGCGTGCTGCTGACGCTGAGCGACGACCTCTGCGTGGTCCTCGCCGTGTCGGCGGTGCGAGGCGTGGGCTTCGGCGTCCTGACCGTCACCGGCAGCGCGGCCGTCGCGGGGCTGGTGGACGCCCGGCGCCGCGGGGAGGCGATCGGCGCCTACGGCCTCGCCGTCGCGGCGCCCAACCTGGTGCTCCTGCCGGCCGGGCCCTGGCTCGCGGAGAGCCTCGGCTATTGGGTGGCGTTCGTCGTGAGCGCCCTCCCCGTCGCCGGGATCCCGGCGGCGCTGCGGCTCGCCTCGGTCCTGCGCCCCGACACCCAGGAGCCGCACCCGGCGGCGGAGTCCCCCGATCCGCACGACCCGGCGTCCGCGGCGTACGTCCGGCTGCTGCGCCCGATGCTGCTGCTCCTCACGGTGACCCTGGCGGGTGGCGCACTGGTGACGTTCACGCCCCAGATGGTCGACCGCCCGTCGGTCGCGGCGGGCGGTCTCCTCCTGATGGGGCTCGCGAGCGCCCTCAGCCGCTGGCGGATCGGCGTGCTCGCGGACCGTCACGGAGTCCACCGCCTGCTCGTGCCGTTGGTGCCCCTGACCGGGGTCGGCATGGCGCTCGTGGCGTGGTCGGTCGCGGACTCCGACGGCGCGCGGGTCGGCTCGTTCCTGGTCGCGATGCTGCTGGTCGGCCTGTCCTACGGCGGCCTGCAGAACCTGACCCTGCTGATGTCGTTCACCGCCGTCTCGCGCCGCCACCACCACCTCGCCAGCGCGGTGTGGAACGTCGGCTTCGACGCGGGGACGGCGCTGGGCTCGGTGGCCGTCGGCGTGATCGCCGAGCTCACGTCGTTCACGACCGCCCTGCTGGTCGCGGGCGCGATCGCGGTGGCGACGCTGCCCCTCGCGCTGCGTCGGCCGGGGTCGCCTAGGGTCGGCGCATGA